A window of Bufo gargarizans isolate SCDJY-AF-19 chromosome 9, ASM1485885v1, whole genome shotgun sequence contains these coding sequences:
- the NCCRP1 gene encoding F-box only protein 50, translating to MSSQEQEKSAVTPEGPEKPRATVHVQEKPYVTALELEKPKPASQEQEKSTGTTQGQEKPKMTANVTSPGQEEPKDWTRNKKSFKRPHLNRKIIKRPLRDQNHPNGKVQNRSHRGNTVQHLADLTPVVEKEPENAQGWLDLCDKEWRLKERAIVLPDNANWKDIYKKRPFGRNFLKSPNPEGLSTTQPLPQEECDPPPEKKPLETLGDFSGWQISTEEIPVDRSNVPPGVVVCYLPEYSWCVKEQLLDLSSEGLWPELLDSYQPDIYVLDWYEDSKLHKQVYELHVKLLAEDKKTILAQLDLTPENDMSGEPKGWNMVSHIFKSYGPGLRYVHFLHKSKDLSVLGFHRTRVADSTLFAQLRG from the exons ATGTCATCTCAGGAACAGGAAAAGTCAGCAGTGACTCCTGAGGGACCAGAAAAGCCAAGAGCGACAGTTCATGTACAAGAGAAGCCTTATGTGACAGCCCTTGAATTGGAGAAGCCTAAACCTGCATCTCAGGAACAGGAGAAGTCTACAGGGACAACTCAGGGACAAGAAAAGCCTAAAATGACAGCCAATGTGACATCTCCAGGACAGGAGGAGCCTAAA GACTGGACCAGGAACAAGAAAAGCTTCAAGAGACCGCACTTGAACAGGAAAATAATAAAGAGACCACTAAGGGACCAAAACCACCCAAATGGAAAAGTTCAGAACAGGAGCCACAGAGGGAACACAGTTCAGCACTTAGCAGATCTTACTCCAGTAGTGGAGAAAGAACCAGAGAATGCTCAGGGCTGGTTAGACTTGTGTGACAAGGAATGGCGTCTAAAGGAGAGGGCAATAGTCTTGCCAGACAATGCCAACTGGAAAGACATCTACAAGAAGAGACCCTTTGGAAGAAACTTTCTGAAAAGCCCAAATCCAGAAG GTTTATCCACCACGCAGCCTCTTCCACAAGAAGAATGCGACCCACCCCCAGAGAAGAAGCCCCTGGAGACATTAG GTGATTTCAGTGGCTGGCAAATAAGTACTGAAGAAATCCCTGTGGATAGAAGTAACGTTCCTCCAGGTGTGGTGGTCTGCTATCTCCCTGAGTACAG TTGGTGTGTGAAGGAGCAGCTGTTGGATCTGAGCTCTGAAGGTCTTTGGCCCGAGTTGCTGGACTCCTATCAGCCGGATATCTATGTTCTGGACTG GTATGAAGACAGCAAACTCCACAAACAGGTGTATGAGCTTCACGTCAAGTTACTGGCGGAGGACAAGAAAACCATTTTAGCTCAACTGGACCTAACACCAGAAAATGACATGAGCGGGGAACCGAAGGGATGGAACATG GTTTCTCATATATTCAAGTCTTATGGACCTGGCCTTCGGTATGTTCACTTTTTGCACAAAAGTAAAGACCTGTCAGTCCTGGGATTCCACCGAACCAGAGTGGCGGACAGCACCTTATTTGCTCAGCTTCGAGGGTGA
- the LOC122919510 gene encoding neurofilament heavy polypeptide-like codes for MSDCSEQEGGVGGQGKDGRRGDSVGVSLCSVVGEHQLVGKSQFTEDTGVGVGVTKDQEGSKKVAIPGQKRKGDPEETPKKGDQKEDNRKLPDQKEAPKCGKNKETAKEDVKGEEKGEDKEKPDRHAKHQGLPEELRATKQVQAAEKQGQKESAEEHKSEVTAQVQQKPKVTAQVQEKPKETAQKQEKPKVIAQVQEKPKVTVQVQEKPKETAQEQEKPKVIAQVQGKPKVTVQVQEKPKETTQEQEEPIVTAQVQETPKETAQEQEKPKVIAQVQEKPNVTVQVQEKPKETAQEQEKPKITAQEQQKPIVTAQVQYTPKETAQEQEKPKVTAHVQEKPKVTVQVQVKPKETAQEQQKPEVTAQEQEKCKVTAQVQEKMKETAQEQEKPKKTAQEQEKPKVTAQEQEKPKVTAQVQEKPKDNAQVQEKPKVTVQVQESPKETAEEQEKPKVRALVQEIPEVTVQVQEKPKEIVQEQEKPKVTVKVQEKPKVTAKEQEKPDVTDQVQEKPEVTAQALERPRETSQEQKKAKVTFQVDEKPKESVHEHEEVLKYLGSPKKIPKNRRQLK; via the coding sequence ATGAGTGACTGCTCGGAACAAGAGGGGGGAGTCGGGGGCCAGGGAAAAGATGGCCGGAGGGGAGACTCAGTGGGGGTGTCTCTTTGCTCTGTAGTAGGAGAACACCAGTTGGTCGGGAAGAGTCAATTTACAGAAGACACAGGCGTTGGTGTAGGTGTCACCAAAGACCAGGAAGGAAGCAAAAAGGTGGCGATTCCAGGACAGAAGAGAAAGGGGGACCCTGAAGAGACACCGAAGAAAGGGGACCAGAAAGAGGACAACCGAAAATTACCAGATCAAAAGGAGGCTCCAAAATGTGGGAAAAACAAAGAGACAGCCAAGGAAGATGTAAAAGGAGAAGAGAAAGGTGAGGACAAAGAAAAGCCTGACAGACACGCCAAACACCAAGGTCTACCCGAGGAGCTGAGAGCGACTAAACAAGTTCAAGCAGCGGAGAAGCAGGGCCAAAAGGAGAGTGCTGAGGAGCACAAGTCTGAAGTGACTGCTCAGGTACAACAGAAGCCTAAAGTGACTGCTCAGGTCCAAGAAAAGCCAAAAGAGACTGCTCAGAAACAGGAGAAGCCTAAAGTGATTGCACAGGTACAAGAGAAGCCTAAAGTGACTGTTCAGGTACAAGAAAAGCCCAAGGAGACTGCTCAGGAACAGGAGAAGCCTAAAGTGATTGCACAGGTACAAGGGAAGCCTAAAGTGACTGTTCAAGTACAAGAAAAGCCCAAAGAGACTACGCAGGAACAAGAGGAGCCTATAGTGACTGCTCAGGTACAAGAAACGCCTAAAGAGACTGCTCAGGAACAGGAGAAGCCTAAAGTGATTGCACAGGTACAAGAGAAGCCTAATGTGACTGTTCAGGTACAAGAAAAGCCCAAAGAGACTGCTCAGGAACAAGAGAAACCTAAAATTACTGCTCAAGAACAGCAGAAGCCTATAGTGACTGCTCAGGTACAATATACGCCTAAAGAGACTGCTCAGGAACAGGAGAAGCCTAAAGTGACTGCCCATGTACAAGAGAAGCCTAAAGTGACTGTTCAGGTACAAGTAAAGCCCAAAGAGACTGCTCAGGAACAGCAGAAGCCTGAAGTGACTGCTCAGGAACAGGAGAAGTGTAAAGTGACTGCTCAAGTACAAGAAAAGATGAAAGAGACTGCTCAGGAACAGGAGAAGCCTAAAAAGACTGCTCAGGAACAGGAGAAGCCTAAAGTGACTGCTCAGGAACAGGAGAAGCCTAAAGTGACTGCTCAGGTACAAGAAAAGCCCAAAGATAATGCTCAAGTACAGGAGAAGCCTAAAGTAACTGTTCAGGTACAAGAAAGCCCCAAAGAGACTGCTGAAGAACAAGAGAAGCCTAAAGTGAGAGCCCTGGTACAAGAAATACCTGAAGTGACTGTACAGGTACAAGAAAAGCCCAAAGAAATTGTTCAAGAACAGGAGAAGCCTAAAGTGACAGTCAAGGTACAAGAAAAGCCCAAAGTGACTGCTAAGGAACAGGAGAAGCCCGATGTAACAGACCAGGTACAAGAGAAACCTGAAGTGACAGCTCAGGCACTCGAAAGGCCCAGAGAGACTTCTCAAGAACAGAAGAAGGCTAAAGTGACGTTCCAGGTAGATGAGAAGCCCAAAGAGAGTGTGCATGAACATGAAGAAGTCCTAAAGTACTTGGGAAGCCCAAAGAAAATACCCAAGAACAGGAGACAGCTAAAGTGA
- the SYCN gene encoding LOW QUALITY PROTEIN: syncollin (The sequence of the model RefSeq protein was modified relative to this genomic sequence to represent the inferred CDS: deleted 1 base in 1 codon), translated as MRTLCILPLLVSLAMGLCPQPAEIKDRDGNKLCAKLYADSSPYYDECCAGDSLDVAPGEDVPYILLKWINRISSLVVGPRCELTVWSRRPKEGYTKKFNAGVQPRLAEVKKGLIGDWDDSISSYYCKCN; from the exons ATGAGAACCCTCTGCATCCTACCACTGCTGGTATCCCTGGCCATGGGGCTTTGCCCCCAGCCGGCTGAGATAAAAGATCGGGATGGCAATAAGCTCTGCGCCAAACTGTATGCCGACAGCAGCCCGTATTACGATGAATGCTGCGCCGGAGATTCCTTGGACGTGGCGCCA GGAGAAGACGTACCTTATATCTTACTGAAGTGGATCAACCGcatctcttcattggtggtgggCCCCCGGTGTGAACTCACTGTCTGGTCAAGGAGACCAAAGGAGGGCTACACCAAGAAGTTTAACGCCGGGGTTCAGCCACGACTGGCGGAGGTCAAGAAAGGACTCATCGGAGACTGGGATGACTCCATCTCTTCCTACTACTGCAAATGTAACTGA